The Anopheles maculipalpis chromosome 3RL, idAnoMacuDA_375_x, whole genome shotgun sequence genomic sequence CAACAGGGGTAGGGAAGGGGCTAGTGAGAAAAGCCCAAGGTGAGGCTAGTGTGGAGGTGAATGGTGGTCTCGGAcccagaacaaaaaaatcagcaGGAAAACAACACGATCGCTGCATCTTCTCGCACCAGCTTCACACACGTATCAGATCGTTCCATTGGTTCTCGAACGATGTGTAGCAGCTTGTAGCGGAGTTGGAGCAAATGGTCCAACAGCAGCTAAACAAATACCCGCAAACCATAGGATTGCTGTAGTTGCACCGCTCATCGTCCACGTATTCCCGACCCTTCGACAACGAGTGAAAGGAAACGGTGCATTCTTCAGCTCGTAACATTCCCATCAGAGAGATCCCAATCAGCGTATTTGTTGTCTAAAAACAGCGTAAACAACCATCCTTTCGAATCAGGAAGAACCCCGGAAAAAAGTGTCCAACGCGGTGAGAGCGTACAGTTTAGAAAATAcctgcaaacaacaacaatgcgGACAGTAAAGACTGCTGGAGGTGCTACTACCTCACGAGAGCTGCTCACCTTCATTGCGATGGTGATGAGCGTGGTGCTGGGGCTAGCCGCCCTTACGATGGCCCTGGCTGAACAGATACCTACCGTACCTACGCACAACATGTCCAACAAGGAGCGAAACGAGCTTAAGTAAGGCGTTCCGTTGCACAATGCATTTTTTCATTGCAAGAATTAAAGctaattcattattttctgtttttttctctccccgcATTGTCCCTTTCCGGGCTCCGGTCCCGGGATCAGTATTCTACATCCCAGGACCGGGTCCGAAGGGACGTTTTGATTCTCGTTTTCACGCACGCATCtcggcacacacgcacaatgaAAATCAGGGAGGAAGCCAGGGAAATGTTTTACCATGCGTACCGGGCATACATGGACAATGCCTACCCGGCGGATGAGCTGATGCCGTTGAGCTGTACCGGCCGTTACCGCGGTGTCACACCGTCCCGTGGCGACCTGGACGATACGCTCGGGAAGTAAGTTAATTAGTGGATTGGTCTCGGTTCTGGCTAAGAGTTGTGTCGGTGCTTACGTGTAAAATTTTGAAGTGCTGGAAACATGATAAGCCCATGCCTAGGGTTTTGGTGTTTGTCGTGGTTAATTtctgttatttgtttctttaacaGGTGTGTTATGCAAACGTATACACACTAAGGTAGTAGAAGTAATAACACATCGTTATCGTgcgaaaacacaaaacgaacgaTACCTCCTTATCTTGCCATGGTTTGTGCCTGGTGAATATACGCGTTAACTCGATGCACACGCTAGAGCAGGGGTCTCCAAACGAAGGTCAGCAAAGACCTTTGAATtaaagttagtttttttttttgtatatttgtttAACTGTTATCGAATGATGCTATCGAAgtcttttacttttgttttgtccttGATCAATGCTTCATTCTGAAGtagaaataatattaattttaaaacattgtatGTAAAAGTTAGCTAATATTTCAATTCAAAAGAATTTTATATATCATTTGTATGGCAACATCCATTTTATTTCCTCAAAACACAAAGTTGTTCGTAAATTTAGCCGGCAATgttagaagattttttttatttataaacgaAGACTTAAAtatagtttaaattttttttatgaatatatTCCCAATATTGCTGCGCTCTTTACGTcgttctcaaaattttaagggAATTATTAGCAATATTTTTCACTATCTCAAGCTTCCTTCGTTATGCTATCAGTGTCCGAGTAGCACATGCACAAAAGGGTTTAGAAATCCCTGCAGCAAAGTAATTTGTCACGTTTTGACGGTCTTGAAGATTTTTGCTGACTAAAACGtatacaaaaaagggttcttaaaaaaaattataatctgTTACGGTCATTAAATTGTACTTTACGCGAAATGggttcttttttatgtttcgaaTACCATTTATAGTACTTATTTTTTATCTAACACGAGGCTAAAACAATATTGTTAAACGTGAAACATATATGTGGAACTTGGATGGCACGTGATGTAAAGCCAGTATTGAACAAGAATTATTTATGAATAAAGGAATGTTTCTAATtcgttgaatattttaattttacaataaCCAGACATGTTATATCTTATGTGGAAATGTGATCGATAACAATACTAAccattaattttacttttttcatgcttattttagcttttccaTGACCCTGGTGGACACGCTGGATACCCTAGTGGTATTGGGTGATATAGAAGAGTTCGAACATGCTGTCAAGCTGGTGATCAAGGATGTAAAGTTCGATAACGACATCATCGTGTCGGTATTTGAAACTAACATCCGAATGATTGGGTAAGTTTGATTGCTGTAAATGGAGTTATTTATTCAAACGCCTATGACTAATTGCCTCCATTACTTTACAGTGGTCTTCTCTCCGGACACATTCTCGCAGAGTATGTACAGAAGCAGGCCGATGTGATGACGTGGTATCGAGGTGAGCTGCTGGAAATGGCAAAAGATTTAGGCTATCGGTTACTACCGGCATTTAACACTTCCACGGGAATACCGCATGCAAGGGTACGTCGGAACGAGGTGGAGAATAATATAGAAGATAATTTAACCTTTTTGATTCCACTCTTGCAGGTAAATCTAAAGCACGGCATGAAGGTTGAAGCGTTAAGGCATTCGCGCGAAACGTGTACAGCTTGTGCCGGAACGATACTGTTAGAATTTGCCGCCCTATCTCGGCTAAGCGGGGAACCAATTTTTGAAGTAAAAGCACACGCCGCCATGGACGCACTATGGAAAATGCGTCACCGTAGCTCAGAGCTGATGGGTACCGTGTTGAATGTACATTCCGGCGATTGGATACGGCGCGAGTCGGGCGTTGGTGCCGGTATCGATTCGTACTACGAGTACTGCCTAAAGTCGTACATTCTGCTGGGCGATGAGCGCTATCTGGCACGGTTTAACCGGCACTATCACGCAATCATGAAGTACATTAGTCAAGGTCCGATGCTGCTCGATGTGCAGATGCATCGGCCACATACAAAGACGCGTAATTTTATGGACGCACTGCTTGCCTTTTGGCCAGGGTTGCAGGTACTGTCCGGTGATTTGAAACCGGCCGTACAAACGCACGAGATGCTGTACCAAGTGATGCAGATGCATACGTTCATTCCGGAGGCATTTACGTTTGATTTCCAGGTTAGGAGTGCAACCGGGGACCGGGATAATTAATTGGTGTAAAAATGTAATCGCTTTTCTTACTTATTGTCTTACGCAGGTCCACTGGGGTCAACATCATCTTCGACCAGAATTTATTGAATCAACGTACTTCCTGTACCGAGCCACTGGTGATCATTATTACTTGCATGTATGTAGCAACATCAAACGGAGAACCTTTGAGGAGAGTTGAGCCTTAATCGACTTCCCTCTACTTGCTTCCTTTTCAGGCGGGCAAGAAAGCCCTGAAAGCACTTCAAAAACATGCCAAAGTTCCGTGCGGTTATGCCGCGGTGAACGATGTACGCACGGGCAAACACGAGGATCGAATGGATTCGTACGTACTTTCTGAAACGTTCAAGTATCTCTTCCTGCTGTTCTCGGATCCGGCCGATCTGATCCTCAACATTGAAGACTTTATCTTTACTACCGAAGCTCATCTGCTGCCACTCACGTTGGGCCAGCTAGGAAATCACACCTTCAGTAAGGTTTTGTCCGATGTTGTCCCAAACGATCACTTT encodes the following:
- the LOC126564125 gene encoding ER degradation-enhancing alpha-mannosidase-like protein 3 translates to MRTVKTAGGATTSRELLTFIAMVMSVVLGLAALTMALAEQIPTVPTHNMSNKERNELKEEAREMFYHAYRAYMDNAYPADELMPLSCTGRYRGVTPSRGDLDDTLGNFSMTLVDTLDTLVVLGDIEEFEHAVKLVIKDVKFDNDIIVSVFETNIRMIGGLLSGHILAEYVQKQADVMTWYRGELLEMAKDLGYRLLPAFNTSTGIPHARVNLKHGMKVEALRHSRETCTACAGTILLEFAALSRLSGEPIFEVKAHAAMDALWKMRHRSSELMGTVLNVHSGDWIRRESGVGAGIDSYYEYCLKSYILLGDERYLARFNRHYHAIMKYISQGPMLLDVQMHRPHTKTRNFMDALLAFWPGLQVLSGDLKPAVQTHEMLYQVMQMHTFIPEAFTFDFQVHWGQHHLRPEFIESTYFLYRATGDHYYLHAGKKALKALQKHAKVPCGYAAVNDVRTGKHEDRMDSYVLSETFKYLFLLFSDPADLILNIEDFIFTTEAHLLPLTLGQLGNHTFTGVRDQDEQVHMLDYMRSCPSPNKLFPETVRRPLRDLVTGVCPRISSAKRLRAADFQAGNTDHLRTVYDMGITMVSLGEGKVQLLHSFHNAKSPEDAERGLIFMQEMVELSNSNSIPNTQLQAVAFKRDGDRELRILEAGPSHFGMELVNDLSVVQRAVFAKPAKVCTALKNADEIRGKIVIIERGECTFVDKARRVQTAGAVAAIVFDNTPNTSINNQQMFAMSGDGRDDVQIPVVFLFTKEAEQLIKAVKEQPSLELTLMSVTGLKEKLEKEQRASTTKTDTKSSDTKATP